A region of the Romboutsia hominis genome:
AAAGATAATCCTAAGGTAAGAGCAATCTACGACAATCACTTAGATCATCCATTAAGCCATAAGGCACATGAATTGCTTCATACTGAATACTTTGTGAAGGTAAAAAGAGGAAAAGATGAAAACACTGATGCAAGTAAAGAAGAATAGAAACTTACTTAAATAATGATCTTTAAAGAAAGAGTGAATTTTATGGGTAATAAAAAAATCTTTTTGAGAGATATTAAAAATAATGAACAAATAAAAACCTCTCTTATGGTTATGAAATATCTTCATAGGGATGGTAATAAATATGTATTTAATATGAGTGATAAAAGTGGTCATATTAAAGCTAAACTTCCTTACAGAGTACCATTAGGTAAAGTTTTATCTATAGATTGTAAGCAGAATTCTATATTAGATATAGAAGAATTTGATGAAATTAAGGATTATGACCTCAAGGATTATTTACCAACAACTAAAGAGCCTATAGAAAATATACTAAATGAAATAGAAGAAATATCAAAAAAATATATAATATCTACAGAAGGTAAACTATTAAATGATTATTTTTTCAAAGATGAAGAATTTTTAAATAAGTTTAAAGAAGCTATAGGTGGAGTATCCATGCATCATAATTATATAGGAGGTCTTGCTGAACACACTTTAAATGTAATGTACTTGACAAAAGTGTTATGTGAAAGATACTCTTGCAAAAGAAAAGAAATAGCAATATTAAGTGCTAAGCTTCATGATATAGGTAAATTATATGAGCTTGAATACCATGGTCCATTTAAGTATACTCTACAAGGAGAATTAGAAGGACATATAGTAATTGGAGTACAAATGTTAGATAGAGCTTTTAATAATATAGATTATACATTTAGTGAAGAATTTATAAGAAGAATAAAAGGATGTGTAACTCAACATCATGGTAAAATAGAATATGGTTCTCCAAGGCCAGCTAACATGGAAGAATCATTTATAATAAATTATGCAGATTCAGTCGATGCTACTATGAATAAGATAGTTCAAATAAAAGATAATACAAGCGATGATGAATGGTCTGAGTATGATAGAAGGCTAGAAACAAAGCTTTATTTATAAAACATAAATAATTCTAAAATTAAAAACTATATGAAATTTTGTTTAAAATAAAGTCACGAGTAAAACTTGTGACTTTATTTTTTATATAATCTGCATGTAATAATATCAATGATTTGTTATACTTGTTTATATATAAATAAAAACATAAGGAGAATGATATGAATAAAAAAATAGGATTTATAGGTTGTGGTAATATGGCTAAAGCTATGATTAAAGGAATTATAAATTCAAAGCTTATTAGACCTGAAAACATATCTGCGTCAGCTTTAAGTGAAAATACTTTAAATAATGCAAAAGATGAATTTAATATAAATACAACAAAAGATTCAAGAGAAGTTGTATTAAGGTCAGACATAATTGTTATTGCTGTAAAACCTAATATATATGATATAGTACTTGATAATATTAAAGACGTAATAGATAATAAAATAATAGTAACTATTGCAGCTGGAAAAACTATATACTCTATAGAAAATATAATAGGCGATGATAAAAAAATAATAAGAACTATGCCAAATACTCCAGCGCTTGTAAACGAAGGTATGAGTGCACTTTGTAAAAATAAAAATATATCGGATCAAGATTTAAAAGATGTAAAGAGTATTTTTGATTCATTTGGGAAAAGTGAAGTAGTAGATGAAAACTTAATACATGCTGTTATAGGAGCGAGTGGTTCATCTCCTGCATATGTATTTATGTTTATAGAGGCTATGGCAGACTCATGTGTATCTCATGGTATGTCAAGGGATATGGCTTATAAATTTACATCTCAGGCTGTTATGGGAGCGGCTAAGATGGTATTAGAAACAAATATTCATCCAGGTGAATTAAAAGATATGGTGTGCTCTCCAGGAGGAACTACTATAGAAGCTGTAAAATCTTTAGAAGAAGAAGGTTTTAGGAAATCTATAATAAAAGCAATAGATAACTGTATTGATAAGTCAAAAAAAATGAGTAATGCTGACCTTTCTAAAAAATAAATTATAATGTATAATGAATAGTTGTATAAAATATTAATATAAGTTTTATAAATTTATATTTGGGTAAATTATGTAGAATAAAGTAGAACTACAGAGTTTAAATACCCATTATAATTATTTTATAATAAATATAAATTAATTTAATTAAAATAAAGATATAAAAGATTAAGGAGACATATATGAATAAAGTGGAATTACTAGCACCAGCAGGTGACTTAGAAAGATTAAAAATAGCTTTTACTTATGGTGCAGATGCTGTTTATCTTGGTGGAGAAATATTTGGCATGAGATCGGCTGCTAAAAACTTTACTATAGAGCAAATGGCTGAAGGTGTAGAATTTGCACATGAAAGAGGAAAGAAAGTTTTCGTTACAGTAAATATAATACCAAGAAATGAAGAATTAGACCAACTAAAAGCATATTTATTAGAATTAGATAGAATAAATGTAGATGCAGTTATTGTAAGTGATCCTGGTATATTTACTATAGTTAAAGAAACAATACCTAACATGGAAATACACATTAGTACTCAAGCTAGTACAACCAATTCATTAGCATCAAACTTTTGGTATAAAGAAGGTGCTAAAAGAGTAGTTATGGCTAGAGAATTATCATTTAAGGAAATAAAAGAAATAAGAGACAATGCTGCTGAAGATATGGATATAGAAGCTTTTGTTCATGGAGCTATGTGTATGTCATATTCAGGAAAATGTGTAATAAGTAACTATACAACAGGAAGAGATGCAAACAGAGGTGCTTGCGCTCAACCTTGTAGATGGAAATATACTTTAGTTGATGAAGTTAATCCTGGTCAGTATGAAAAAGTTGTAGATGAAATAGATTCTTCATTTTTCTTTAATTCAAAAGAT
Encoded here:
- a CDS encoding HD domain-containing protein translates to MRDIKNNEQIKTSLMVMKYLHRDGNKYVFNMSDKSGHIKAKLPYRVPLGKVLSIDCKQNSILDIEEFDEIKDYDLKDYLPTTKEPIENILNEIEEISKKYIISTEGKLLNDYFFKDEEFLNKFKEAIGGVSMHHNYIGGLAEHTLNVMYLTKVLCERYSCKRKEIAILSAKLHDIGKLYELEYHGPFKYTLQGELEGHIVIGVQMLDRAFNNIDYTFSEEFIRRIKGCVTQHHGKIEYGSPRPANMEESFIINYADSVDATMNKIVQIKDNTSDDEWSEYDRRLETKLYL
- the proC gene encoding pyrroline-5-carboxylate reductase, producing the protein MNKKIGFIGCGNMAKAMIKGIINSKLIRPENISASALSENTLNNAKDEFNINTTKDSREVVLRSDIIVIAVKPNIYDIVLDNIKDVIDNKIIVTIAAGKTIYSIENIIGDDKKIIRTMPNTPALVNEGMSALCKNKNISDQDLKDVKSIFDSFGKSEVVDENLIHAVIGASGSSPAYVFMFIEAMADSCVSHGMSRDMAYKFTSQAVMGAAKMVLETNIHPGELKDMVCSPGGTTIEAVKSLEEEGFRKSIIKAIDNCIDKSKKMSNADLSKK
- a CDS encoding peptidase U32 family protein, which produces MNKVELLAPAGDLERLKIAFTYGADAVYLGGEIFGMRSAAKNFTIEQMAEGVEFAHERGKKVFVTVNIIPRNEELDQLKAYLLELDRINVDAVIVSDPGIFTIVKETIPNMEIHISTQASTTNSLASNFWYKEGAKRVVMARELSFKEIKEIRDNAAEDMDIEAFVHGAMCMSYSGKCVISNYTTGRDANRGACAQPCRWKYTLVDEVNPGQYEKVVDEIDSSFFFNSKDLCMIEYIPQIIESGITSLKIEGRMKTAYYVATTVRAYRMALDEYYKNPTDWKFNPMWLEELKKGSHRDYSTGFFIDRPSEKAHNYDSASYIRNYDFIGIVRDYEEETGLYIVEQRNKMNVLDKIEVIGPFKETVNATILEMYNEYGEEIESAPHARQIVKIKLDVKVDKDYMLRKPIVNIRTIK